Proteins from a single region of Deinococcus aquaedulcis:
- the tdh gene encoding L-threonine 3-dehydrogenase, which produces MRALSKARPEEGIWMTEAEVPAPGPNDLLIRVKKGSICGTDVHIYKWDEWAQKTIPVPMVVGHEYVGVVAGMGSEVRGFQIGDRVSGEGHVTCGHCRNCRAGRRHLCRNTLGVGVNRPGSFAEYLVLPAFNAFKLPDDIPDDIAAIFDPFGNAVHTALSFDLVGEDVLITGAGPIGVMAAAVAKHVGARHVVITDLNDYRLDLARRMGVTRAVNVGRESLQGVMTELGMTEGFDVGLEMSGSGPAFAQMVQAMNNGGKIALLGIPSGRVDIDWNAVIFKMLTIKGIYGREMFETWYKMAALIQSGLDLSPVITHHYGIADYQKGFDAMLSGQSGKVILSWE; this is translated from the coding sequence ATGCGCGCCCTGAGCAAGGCCCGCCCCGAAGAAGGCATCTGGATGACCGAGGCCGAGGTGCCGGCCCCCGGCCCCAACGACCTGCTGATCCGGGTGAAAAAGGGCAGCATCTGCGGCACCGACGTGCACATTTACAAGTGGGACGAGTGGGCCCAGAAGACCATTCCGGTGCCCATGGTGGTCGGCCACGAGTACGTGGGCGTGGTGGCGGGCATGGGCAGCGAGGTGCGCGGGTTCCAGATTGGCGACCGCGTGAGCGGCGAGGGCCACGTGACCTGCGGGCACTGCCGCAACTGCCGCGCTGGGCGCCGCCACCTGTGCCGCAACACCCTGGGCGTGGGTGTCAACCGCCCCGGCTCCTTTGCCGAGTATCTGGTGCTGCCGGCCTTTAACGCCTTCAAACTCCCCGACGATATTCCTGACGACATCGCCGCCATCTTCGACCCCTTTGGCAACGCGGTGCATACCGCCCTGAGCTTTGACCTGGTGGGCGAGGACGTGCTGATCACGGGGGCGGGGCCCATCGGCGTGATGGCGGCGGCCGTGGCCAAGCATGTGGGCGCGCGCCACGTGGTAATCACGGATCTGAACGACTACCGCCTGGACCTCGCCCGCCGCATGGGCGTGACCCGCGCCGTGAATGTGGGCCGCGAATCCCTGCAAGGCGTGATGACTGAGCTGGGCATGACCGAGGGCTTTGACGTGGGCCTGGAAATGAGCGGCTCTGGCCCCGCCTTTGCCCAGATGGTGCAGGCCATGAACAACGGCGGCAAGATTGCCCTGCTGGGCATTCCCAGTGGCCGCGTGGACATTGACTGGAACGCCGTGATCTTCAAGATGCTGACCATCAAGGGCATCTACGGCCGCGAGATGTTCGAGACGTGGTACAAGATGGCCGCCCTGATTCAGTCCGGCCTGGACCTGAGCCCTGTCATTACCCACCACTACGGCATTGCCGACTACCAGAAGGGCTTTGACGCCATGCTGAGTGGGCAAAGTGGCAAAGTGATTCTGAGCTGGGAGTAA
- a CDS encoding type II secretion system F family protein has translation MPVFEYRVRDRSGKVLKSQMEAETATQVRDALRAKNLMIVEIKPPKSGLNADIKIPFLDNRPPSLKQVAIFSKQLATLINAGVPLVQSLAILQKQIEHKGFQGVVKEMRTEVESGTPLSETLVKHPKIFNRLFVNLVRAGETSGTLDTVLERIASFQEKELALRGKIKSALTYPVVVLVFAILITYFLLTTIVPQFAGILAQLNAPLPMITRVLMAVSDFLRSSGLIIFAIVAGLVFAYRAYYKTPKGRFVIDEIKLKIPIFGNLLQKSAISSFARTFGLLISSGVNIIESLEITKGTANNAIVEESIENAKNVVMVGEQMSSSLATSKVFPPMVVSMISIGEETGSLDDMLNKVGDFYDREVDEAVDSMTAAIEPLMIVFLGGIVGVIVAGMFLPMFSIIGQLSQ, from the coding sequence ATGCCCGTCTTTGAATACCGCGTGCGTGACCGCTCCGGCAAGGTGCTGAAGTCCCAGATGGAAGCCGAGACGGCCACCCAGGTTCGTGACGCCCTGCGCGCCAAGAACCTGATGATCGTCGAGATCAAGCCGCCCAAGAGCGGCCTGAACGCCGACATCAAGATTCCCTTTCTGGACAACCGGCCGCCCAGCCTGAAGCAGGTGGCCATCTTCAGCAAGCAGCTCGCCACGCTGATCAACGCCGGGGTACCGCTGGTGCAGTCGCTGGCGATTCTGCAAAAGCAGATTGAGCACAAGGGCTTTCAGGGTGTAGTGAAGGAAATGCGCACCGAGGTGGAATCGGGCACGCCGCTCAGCGAGACCCTGGTCAAGCATCCCAAGATCTTTAATCGCCTTTTTGTGAACCTGGTTCGCGCTGGGGAGACCAGCGGCACGTTGGATACAGTGTTAGAGCGAATCGCCAGTTTTCAGGAAAAAGAATTGGCCCTGCGGGGCAAGATCAAGAGCGCCTTGACTTACCCAGTAGTGGTGCTGGTCTTCGCTATCCTTATTACCTATTTCTTGCTGACCACGATTGTGCCGCAGTTTGCAGGCATTCTAGCCCAGCTGAATGCGCCGTTACCAATGATTACCCGTGTGCTAATGGCAGTGTCGGATTTTCTCAGAAGCTCTGGTCTCATCATCTTTGCCATAGTGGCTGGCCTTGTCTTCGCATATCGTGCATACTACAAGACCCCCAAGGGTCGCTTTGTCATCGATGAGATCAAATTGAAGATTCCTATCTTCGGAAACCTTCTTCAAAAAAGTGCCATCAGCTCCTTTGCCCGCACCTTCGGCCTGCTGATCAGCAGCGGGGTGAATATCATCGAAAGCCTGGAAATCACCAAAGGCACCGCGAACAACGCCATTGTGGAAGAGAGCATTGAGAACGCCAAGAATGTGGTGATGGTAGGCGAGCAGATGAGTTCCAGTCTCGCCACCAGCAAGGTCTTCCCGCCAATGGTGGTCAGCATGATCAGCATTGGCGAAGAGACGGGCTCGCTGGACGACATGCTGAACAAGGTGGGCGACTTCTATGACCGCGAAGTAGACGAAGCTGTGGACAGCATGACGGCTGCCATCGAGCCACTGATGATCGTCTTCCTGGGCGGTATCGTCGGGGTGATTGTGGCGGGGATGTTCCTTCCTATGTTCAGCATCATTGGCCAGCTCAGCCAGTAA
- a CDS encoding transcriptional regulator yields MPKKERKRLQVVISDEQDALLTRTAYELSSPERLISKSEVVRLAIEKIARELGEGEHLEDYRAILDAEELDEEE; encoded by the coding sequence ATGCCCAAGAAGGAACGCAAACGGCTGCAAGTGGTCATCAGCGATGAGCAGGACGCCTTGCTGACCCGCACTGCCTATGAACTGTCCAGCCCCGAGCGGCTGATCAGCAAAAGTGAGGTGGTGCGCTTGGCCATCGAGAAAATTGCCCGGGAACTGGGTGAGGGCGAACATCTGGAAGATTACCGCGCCATCTTGGACGCCGAGGAGCTGGACGAAGAGGAGTAA
- a CDS encoding L-threonylcarbamoyladenylate synthase encodes MTIVSTHDLQRAAQVLDAGGVVAYPSETVWGLAAHPQRPDGIRRLYDLKGRVADKPVQVSCASAEAARSLVAADAGFDDLAQALTPFWPGPLTAVLPASAACPPLLAPEGRVGIRVPDHPVALALLNAVGGVLATTSCNPSGEAPALTFAAALAMNLGDMVLPDGDVPCLGVPSTVLLLPEGRVLREGALPAQQVLARLERAPL; translated from the coding sequence ATGACCATAGTTTCCACCCACGATTTACAGCGTGCCGCGCAGGTGCTGGACGCCGGAGGGGTGGTGGCTTACCCCAGCGAAACCGTCTGGGGCCTAGCCGCCCACCCGCAGCGCCCGGACGGCATCCGCCGCCTCTATGACCTGAAAGGCCGCGTGGCCGACAAGCCGGTGCAGGTATCGTGTGCCTCTGCCGAGGCGGCGCGGTCCCTGGTCGCCGCCGACGCTGGCTTTGATGACCTCGCCCAAGCGCTGACCCCTTTCTGGCCGGGGCCGCTGACGGCCGTGCTGCCCGCGAGCGCGGCGTGCCCACCCCTGCTGGCCCCCGAGGGCCGGGTGGGGATTCGCGTGCCAGACCATCCGGTGGCGCTGGCGCTGCTGAACGCCGTGGGCGGGGTGCTGGCAACCACCAGTTGCAACCCCAGTGGGGAGGCCCCGGCCCTGACCTTTGCGGCTGCTCTGGCGATGAATCTGGGCGACATGGTGCTGCCAGATGGCGACGTGCCCTGCCTGGGGGTCCCCAGCACGGTGCTGCTGCTGCCAGAAGGGCGGGTGCTGCGCGAGGGGGCCCTGCCAGCGCAGCAGGTGCTGGCGCGGCTGGAACGCGCGCCTCTGTGA
- the trpS gene encoding tryptophan--tRNA ligase, translating to MTTPILTRPRILTGDRPTGRLHLGHLAGSLQGRVALQDTHDLFVLVADVQALTDHFDRPHTVHDHVPEVMLDYLAAGLDPTKVTFVLQSAVPELAELTLYLLNLVTVSKLRQNPTVKTEIAQKGYGEAVPAGFFIYPAAQVADIVAFGAQVVPVGEDQQPMLELAREVVRRFNSLYGPTLTEPQAQLSAVPRLPGLDGGAKMGKSLGNAIYLSDTPEEVRRKVMGMYTDPGHLRASDPGRVEGNPVFTYLDAFDPDPARVAALKAHYRAGGLGDVTLKRHLIEVLEALLAPMRARRTTFAAEPSAVRRLLQQGTARGRAEAACTLKRVRSVLRLHEC from the coding sequence ATGACCACGCCCATCCTCACCCGCCCCCGCATCCTCACCGGCGACCGCCCCACCGGCCGCCTGCACCTGGGCCACCTCGCCGGCTCGCTCCAGGGGCGCGTGGCCCTCCAGGACACCCACGATCTGTTCGTCCTAGTGGCCGATGTCCAGGCCCTGACCGACCACTTTGACCGCCCCCACACCGTCCATGACCATGTGCCCGAAGTCATGCTGGACTACCTCGCCGCTGGCCTGGACCCAACAAAAGTAACCTTCGTCCTGCAATCGGCGGTGCCCGAACTGGCCGAACTCACCCTGTACCTGCTGAACCTCGTGACCGTCTCCAAGCTGCGCCAGAACCCCACGGTGAAAACCGAGATTGCCCAGAAGGGTTACGGGGAGGCGGTGCCGGCCGGTTTTTTCATCTACCCAGCGGCGCAGGTGGCCGATATCGTGGCCTTTGGTGCGCAGGTGGTGCCCGTGGGTGAGGACCAGCAGCCCATGCTGGAACTGGCGCGCGAGGTGGTGCGGCGCTTTAACAGCCTGTATGGCCCCACGCTGACCGAACCCCAGGCCCAGCTCTCAGCCGTGCCCCGCTTGCCCGGCCTGGACGGCGGCGCCAAGATGGGCAAATCGCTGGGCAACGCCATCTATCTCTCGGACACCCCGGAGGAGGTACGGCGCAAGGTGATGGGCATGTACACCGACCCCGGCCACCTGCGCGCCAGCGATCCGGGCCGGGTGGAAGGCAACCCGGTTTTCACCTACCTGGACGCCTTTGACCCAGACCCGGCGCGGGTGGCCGCCCTGAAGGCCCACTACCGCGCCGGGGGTCTGGGCGACGTGACCCTCAAACGGCACTTGATTGAGGTGCTGGAAGCGCTCCTGGCGCCTATGCGGGCACGCCGGACTACCTTTGCAGCGGAACCCTCGGCCGTGAGGCGCTTGCTCCAGCAGGGCACCGCCAGAGGTCGGGCTGAAGCGGCCTGCACTCTGAAGCGAGTGCGTTCCGTCCTGCGCTTACATGAGTGTTGA
- the topA gene encoding type I DNA topoisomerase, producing the protein MPRPASNTLVIVESPAKARTIEKYLGKGYTVESSIGHIRDLPKSASDIPEKYKGKAWARLGLDIENDFQPLYVVSPEKKAHVAKLRKMAQDASEIILATDDDREGESIAWHLYQELRPKVPVRRMVFHEITKEAIQAAIAAPRQIDTNLVEAQEARRALDRLYGYEVSPVLWKKVAPKLSAGRVQSVATRMLVERERERMRFVSATWWDLLVTGRTAGGQTFPARLTDVAGQKLALGKDFDPLTGKLKEGADVRLLTEAEARALAEALTGQPLTVTSAEEKPFTQRPYAPFITSTLQQEGSRKLGFAATRTMRAAQKLYEGGYITYMRTDSTNLSTEAVTAARTQVAQMYGQDYLSPQPRVYAKKAKNAQEAHEAIRPAGSRFRTPDSLRSELGGDEWRLYDLIWKRTVACQMADARGRSLRVRLKGQAGPDAVGLSASGRTIDFPGFLRAYVEGSDDPGAALEDRDTPLPPLKEGERVQAQSVKPEGHETQPPARYTEASLVQALEGAGIGRPSTYASILGTIQDRGYAVKKGQALIPTWTAFATSALLEHHFGKLVDYDFTAKMEEDLDDIAGGRAQRVPYLKRFYLGERGEGMALRPLIDSKMGEIDARGIATIRVPKLDGSGIEVRVGRYGPYMERGEQKANLPEELAPDELTPEKAEELLSRPSGDRVLGVDEATGHPVVARAGRYGPYVTLGDTTPPVRTASLFPSDDLRTISLERALKLLSLPRLVGVSEGEEVWAMNGKFGPYLKRGGDSRSLTGHEELFTVTLPQAEALFMQPRFGRGRAAAAPPLRSFEYEGRAPIVLKSGRFGPYLTDGERNATLRKGEDEGTLSAERALEILEERGKEPKKKPGKAPRKAAAAPKKATAAKKPAAKTGAARTTAAKKPTSKAAKPAAPAKATFTWADLKPHLGVLSPQERQLVTATREQGRKVEEVAPELGLDVKKAKGMALQASKKLNQAARGG; encoded by the coding sequence ATGCCCAGACCAGCCTCCAACACGCTTGTGATCGTCGAGTCGCCCGCCAAGGCCCGCACCATCGAGAAGTACCTCGGAAAGGGGTACACGGTGGAATCCAGCATTGGGCACATCCGCGACCTGCCGAAAAGCGCCTCGGACATTCCCGAGAAGTACAAGGGCAAGGCGTGGGCCCGGCTGGGTCTGGACATCGAGAACGACTTTCAGCCGCTGTACGTGGTCTCGCCGGAGAAAAAGGCCCATGTGGCCAAGCTGCGCAAGATGGCCCAGGACGCCAGCGAAATCATTCTGGCGACCGACGATGACCGCGAGGGCGAGAGCATCGCGTGGCACCTGTACCAGGAACTGAGGCCCAAGGTGCCGGTGCGGCGCATGGTGTTTCACGAGATCACCAAGGAAGCCATTCAGGCCGCCATCGCCGCGCCCCGGCAGATTGACACCAACCTCGTAGAAGCCCAGGAGGCCCGGCGCGCGCTGGACCGTCTCTACGGCTACGAGGTCAGCCCGGTGCTGTGGAAGAAGGTGGCCCCCAAGCTGAGCGCCGGGCGGGTGCAAAGCGTGGCCACCCGCATGCTGGTGGAACGCGAACGCGAGCGCATGCGCTTTGTGAGCGCCACCTGGTGGGATCTGCTGGTGACCGGGCGCACGGCAGGGGGGCAGACCTTCCCCGCCCGCCTGACAGACGTGGCCGGGCAGAAACTGGCACTGGGCAAGGACTTTGACCCCCTGACCGGCAAGCTGAAAGAGGGCGCAGACGTGCGCCTGCTGACAGAGGCCGAGGCGCGCGCGCTGGCCGAGGCCCTGACCGGGCAGCCCCTGACCGTCACCAGCGCGGAGGAAAAACCCTTTACCCAGCGGCCCTACGCGCCTTTTATCACCTCCACGCTGCAGCAGGAGGGGAGCCGCAAGCTGGGCTTTGCGGCCACCCGCACCATGCGCGCGGCGCAGAAGCTCTACGAGGGCGGGTACATCACCTATATGCGCACGGACTCCACCAACCTCAGCACCGAGGCGGTGACGGCCGCCCGCACCCAGGTGGCGCAGATGTACGGCCAGGACTACCTCTCGCCGCAGCCGCGCGTGTACGCCAAGAAGGCCAAGAACGCCCAGGAAGCGCACGAGGCTATTCGCCCGGCCGGCAGCCGCTTCCGCACGCCCGACAGCCTGCGCAGCGAACTGGGCGGCGATGAATGGCGCCTGTACGACCTGATCTGGAAGCGCACTGTGGCCTGCCAGATGGCCGACGCCCGGGGCCGCAGCCTGCGCGTGCGCCTGAAAGGGCAGGCGGGGCCGGACGCTGTGGGCCTGAGTGCCTCGGGGCGCACCATTGATTTCCCCGGCTTCCTGCGCGCCTACGTGGAAGGCAGCGACGATCCCGGCGCCGCCCTGGAAGACCGCGACACGCCCCTGCCCCCCCTGAAAGAAGGCGAGCGGGTGCAGGCCCAGAGCGTGAAGCCCGAAGGCCATGAGACCCAGCCCCCCGCCCGCTACACCGAAGCCAGCCTGGTGCAGGCGCTGGAAGGCGCCGGGATTGGGCGGCCCAGCACCTACGCCAGCATTCTGGGCACCATTCAGGACCGGGGCTACGCCGTGAAAAAGGGGCAGGCGCTTATTCCCACCTGGACCGCTTTTGCCACCTCGGCGCTGCTGGAACACCACTTTGGCAAGCTGGTGGACTACGACTTCACCGCCAAGATGGAAGAGGACCTGGACGACATTGCGGGCGGGCGCGCCCAGCGGGTGCCGTACCTGAAGCGCTTTTACCTGGGCGAGCGCGGCGAGGGCATGGCCCTGCGGCCCCTGATTGACTCCAAGATGGGCGAGATAGACGCCCGGGGCATTGCCACCATCCGCGTGCCCAAGCTGGACGGCAGCGGCATTGAGGTGCGCGTGGGCCGCTACGGCCCCTACATGGAGCGCGGCGAGCAGAAGGCCAACCTGCCTGAAGAGCTGGCGCCCGACGAACTGACCCCTGAAAAGGCCGAGGAACTGCTGTCGCGCCCCAGTGGTGACCGCGTGCTGGGCGTGGACGAGGCCACCGGGCACCCGGTGGTGGCCCGCGCGGGGCGCTACGGCCCGTATGTGACGCTGGGCGACACCACCCCACCCGTGCGCACCGCCAGCCTGTTCCCCAGTGACGACCTGCGCACCATCTCGCTGGAACGTGCCCTGAAGCTGCTGAGCCTGCCCCGCTTGGTGGGCGTCAGCGAGGGCGAGGAGGTCTGGGCCATGAACGGCAAGTTCGGCCCGTACCTCAAGCGCGGCGGGGACAGCCGCTCGCTGACGGGCCACGAGGAACTGTTCACGGTGACGCTGCCCCAGGCCGAGGCCCTGTTCATGCAGCCGCGCTTTGGCCGGGGCCGGGCGGCTGCCGCGCCGCCCCTGCGCTCCTTTGAATACGAGGGCCGCGCGCCAATTGTGCTCAAGTCTGGCCGCTTTGGCCCCTACCTGACTGACGGCGAGCGCAACGCCACCCTGCGCAAGGGCGAGGACGAGGGCACCCTGAGCGCCGAACGCGCCCTGGAAATTCTGGAAGAGCGCGGCAAGGAGCCCAAGAAAAAGCCGGGCAAGGCCCCGCGCAAAGCGGCGGCGGCACCGAAAAAGGCCACGGCGGCCAAAAAGCCCGCCGCCAAAACAGGCGCGGCACGTACCACAGCGGCCAAGAAACCGACCAGCAAGGCGGCCAAACCCGCCGCCCCCGCCAAGGCCACCTTCACCTGGGCCGACCTGAAACCGCATCTGGGCGTCCTGAGCCCCCAGGAACGCCAGCTGGTAACCGCCACCCGCGAGCAGGGCCGCAAGGTGGAAGAGGTGGCCCCCGAACTAGGCCTGGACGTCAAGAAGGCCAAGGGCATGGCGCTGCAGGCCAGCAAGAAGCTTAATCAGGCGGCGCGCGGCGGATGA
- a CDS encoding uracil-DNA glycosylase: MTQSAAQQFKSTRSGRLVVPGWMNLVPGKPDAVEVQLDVVPEDLGRTHASLLIEYWATPDDLTLQSVLPIRAFGAAQDGWCAIVPAAGRVLVRAIDPEPTPPVLASHWINVDPATVPGTTVHVRVAFPAQPNPVQNLLNPGRA; the protein is encoded by the coding sequence ATGACCCAAAGCGCAGCGCAGCAGTTTAAAAGCACCCGCAGCGGTCGCCTCGTGGTGCCCGGCTGGATGAATCTGGTTCCCGGCAAGCCCGATGCCGTGGAGGTGCAGCTGGACGTGGTCCCCGAGGACCTGGGCCGCACCCACGCCAGCCTGCTTATTGAATACTGGGCCACCCCCGACGACCTGACCCTGCAGAGCGTGCTGCCCATCCGGGCCTTCGGCGCCGCGCAGGACGGCTGGTGCGCCATCGTCCCGGCCGCTGGCCGCGTGCTGGTGCGCGCCATTGACCCCGAGCCCACGCCCCCGGTGCTGGCCAGCCACTGGATCAACGTGGACCCGGCCACCGTGCCCGGCACCACCGTGCATGTGCGGGTGGCCTTTCCGGCCCAGCCCAACCCGGTGCAGAACCTGCTCAACCCCGGGCGGGCGTAA
- the murJ gene encoding murein biosynthesis integral membrane protein MurJ: protein MSLPPSGPPPAPPEINLSFEDAGPPAAPPPAPPRRSLRANTIIVMLGTLGSRLSGILRQQIINLFDERLTDAFTVAVKVPNLLRELLAEGALVNSFIPVYKSLDTQGRRALAQTFSGVMIAVNLLLMALGILAAPLVVDLLLSGTSNVDREVALYMTRLVMPFLMLISLSSVAMGLLNADEHFRESSFAPIAFNLASIAALALLPDTATWLGVGWLLGGVAQLVVQLPALHRFGLLPIPRLGGHPALGRVLRQMAPFTLTAGARQILNVYVTSLLTNVQQFPKGTATGYANAEALFTMVNGLFVVSPVLAVFPRFSQAAADRDWALFRQLTAQTIRTTTFLAAPMSALLVVLAPYAVSLMNLKVPAGPEALDKFVAGSGILTGWALALVPWALVTVLLRTFYARERTREAVTVSALGFVLEVALYRLLVPPLGLSGFGLSTTISGVLMTGALLYLYRRDVGFPGREVASHLARVLPLAALAGAAAWLLAKVLPAPGFFVQGVLGLAVAGGAGLALYLAGALALKLPEVGAVTRRLRR, encoded by the coding sequence GTGAGTCTTCCGCCCTCAGGCCCGCCGCCTGCCCCACCCGAAATCAACCTGTCGTTCGAAGACGCCGGGCCACCCGCCGCTCCCCCACCCGCGCCGCCCCGGCGCTCGCTGCGGGCCAACACCATCATCGTGATGCTGGGCACGCTGGGCTCGCGGCTCTCGGGCATTCTGCGCCAGCAGATCATCAACCTTTTCGACGAACGCCTGACTGACGCCTTTACCGTGGCGGTCAAGGTGCCCAACCTGCTGCGCGAACTATTGGCCGAAGGGGCGCTGGTCAATTCGTTTATTCCGGTCTACAAATCGCTGGACACCCAGGGGCGGCGGGCACTGGCGCAAACCTTCAGCGGCGTGATGATCGCGGTGAACCTGCTGCTGATGGCGCTGGGCATTCTGGCCGCGCCCCTGGTGGTGGACCTGCTGCTCTCGGGCACCTCGAACGTGGACCGCGAGGTGGCGCTCTACATGACGCGGCTGGTGATGCCCTTTCTCATGCTGATCAGCCTGTCCAGCGTGGCGATGGGCCTGCTGAACGCCGACGAGCACTTCCGGGAGAGCAGTTTTGCGCCCATCGCCTTTAACCTCGCCAGCATCGCGGCGCTGGCCCTGCTGCCCGACACCGCCACGTGGCTGGGCGTGGGCTGGCTGCTGGGCGGGGTGGCGCAGCTGGTGGTGCAGCTGCCGGCCCTGCACCGCTTTGGGCTGCTGCCCATTCCCCGGTTGGGCGGGCACCCGGCGCTGGGGCGGGTGCTGCGGCAGATGGCGCCGTTTACCCTCACGGCCGGCGCGCGGCAGATTCTGAACGTCTACGTGACCAGCCTGCTCACCAACGTGCAGCAGTTTCCCAAGGGAACGGCCACGGGCTACGCCAACGCCGAGGCGCTGTTCACAATGGTCAACGGCCTCTTTGTGGTTTCCCCCGTGCTGGCGGTGTTTCCGCGCTTTTCGCAGGCGGCGGCCGACCGCGACTGGGCCCTGTTCCGGCAGCTCACCGCCCAGACGATCCGCACCACCACCTTTCTGGCCGCGCCCATGAGCGCGCTGCTGGTGGTCCTGGCACCCTACGCGGTCAGCCTGATGAACCTCAAGGTGCCTGCCGGGCCCGAGGCGCTGGACAAGTTCGTTGCCGGCAGCGGCATCCTGACCGGCTGGGCGCTGGCGCTAGTGCCCTGGGCGCTGGTGACGGTGCTGCTGCGCACCTTCTACGCCCGCGAACGCACCCGCGAGGCGGTCACGGTGAGCGCCCTGGGCTTTGTGCTGGAGGTGGCGCTGTACCGCCTGCTGGTGCCCCCGCTGGGCTTAAGTGGCTTTGGCCTGAGCACCACGATCAGCGGCGTGCTGATGACGGGCGCCCTGCTGTACCTGTACCGCCGCGATGTGGGCTTTCCGGGGCGCGAAGTGGCCAGCCACCTGGCGCGCGTGTTGCCCCTGGCCGCGCTGGCGGGCGCGGCAGCCTGGCTCTTGGCCAAGGTGCTCCCCGCCCCCGGCTTTTTCGTGCAGGGGGTCCTGGGGCTGGCGGTGGCCGGCGGCGCGGGCTTGGCCCTCTATCTGGCCGGCGCCCTGGCCCTGAAACTGCCTGAGGTCGGAGCAGTGACGCGGCGACTAAGGCGGTAA
- the scpB gene encoding SMC-Scp complex subunit ScpB, translating to MSDSPPLSALIGAALLAAGRPVSAGDLASVLGLPEEAARREVEAFSARLKKAELGFQVEAVAGGYRFVVPPALASHLTPLLAPPPLPPLSSAALEVLAVIAYRQPVTRAEIEAMRGGSASTVVTLQERELVKVVGRADSVGQPLLYGTTERFLLDFGLTSLADLPPLDDTGFAHLLRS from the coding sequence GTGAGTGACTCGCCGCCCCTGAGCGCCCTGATTGGCGCGGCCCTGCTGGCCGCCGGGCGACCGGTCAGCGCCGGGGACCTGGCCAGCGTCCTGGGCCTTCCTGAAGAGGCGGCGCGGCGCGAGGTCGAAGCCTTCAGCGCTCGCCTTAAGAAGGCGGAACTGGGCTTTCAAGTCGAGGCCGTGGCAGGAGGCTACCGCTTTGTGGTACCCCCGGCCCTGGCCAGTCACCTGACGCCGCTGCTGGCCCCGCCGCCGCTGCCGCCCCTGAGCAGCGCGGCGCTGGAGGTGCTGGCTGTCATCGCCTACCGCCAGCCCGTCACGCGCGCCGAGATTGAGGCGATGCGGGGAGGCAGTGCGAGTACCGTCGTGACCCTGCAGGAACGCGAACTGGTAAAGGTGGTGGGCCGGGCGGATTCGGTAGGTCAGCCCCTGCTGTATGGCACCACTGAACGCTTCCTGCTGGACTTTGGGCTGACCTCGCTGGCCGATCTGCCGCCGCTGGACGACACTGGGTTCGCCCACCTGCTGAGGAGTTGA
- a CDS encoding YdcF family protein: protein MRSRGATVFFLPLAVVGALLGAFLVAPRLSAPAPAQPHSTLVVLGAAQYAGHPSPAFQRRLDHALKLYRAGGVRTVVVTGGRRPGDPYTEGGVGTAYLAGRGLPPRALVAEERSRTTIENLRNARVSLPPGTPVTLVTDAAHAPRALALARALGLDANVSPSPLSPQVSRLYLLRERLALLGYALLGV from the coding sequence ATGCGCTCGCGGGGTGCCACCGTCTTCTTTCTTCCCCTGGCTGTGGTGGGGGCCCTGCTGGGCGCGTTTCTGGTCGCGCCGCGTCTGTCGGCCCCGGCCCCGGCCCAGCCCCACTCCACGCTGGTGGTGCTGGGTGCCGCCCAGTACGCCGGGCACCCCAGCCCCGCCTTTCAGCGCCGCCTGGACCACGCCCTGAAGCTGTACCGCGCCGGCGGCGTGCGCACCGTGGTGGTCACAGGCGGGCGCCGCCCCGGTGATCCCTACACCGAAGGCGGCGTGGGCACCGCGTATCTGGCCGGGCGGGGCCTGCCCCCCCGCGCCCTGGTGGCCGAGGAGCGCAGCCGCACCACTATTGAAAACCTGCGTAATGCCCGCGTGAGTTTGCCCCCCGGCACCCCCGTGACCCTGGTGACCGATGCAGCCCACGCCCCCCGCGCCCTGGCCCTGGCGCGCGCCCTGGGCCTGGACGCCAACGTGAGCCCCAGCCCCCTGAGCCCCCAGGTGAGCCGCCTGTACCTGCTGCGCGAGCGCCTGGCGCTGCTGGGGTATGCGCTGCTGGGGGTGTGA